A region from the Variovorax paradoxus genome encodes:
- a CDS encoding ABC transporter substrate-binding protein — translation MINRRHFSLATGAAALGGFQLARAQGDVPLVLGQSAPFTGPAAQLGIQFHQGAKLFLDQYNAQPGRRNVVIKNLDDGYEPDRCAANTQKLIDEDVFALFGYIGTPTSMAALPLAVKEKVPFVAPFSGAISLREPFHRNVFHLRASYNDETALIVKQLTHLGLKKIAVFYQNDAYGKAGLDGVTLALSQQELKPVALATVERNSVDVASAVKSITAARPDAVVQVGAYKACAAFIRQARKAGYGGTFFNVSFVGTQALADELGKEGAGVMVTQVVPSPYNPANALAREFTEAVKKAGAGASANFSSMEGYLAAKVLTEGLRRTTGKASRDGLIAGLESIDRQQFGGFEVSFSAKNHVGSKFVELSMITADGKIRT, via the coding sequence ATGATCAATCGCAGACATTTTTCCCTGGCCACCGGCGCGGCGGCGCTGGGCGGCTTTCAGTTGGCACGGGCACAGGGCGACGTGCCGCTGGTGCTGGGCCAATCGGCACCGTTCACCGGTCCGGCCGCGCAGCTCGGCATCCAGTTTCACCAGGGCGCGAAGCTGTTCCTGGACCAATACAACGCCCAGCCCGGCCGGCGCAACGTGGTCATCAAGAACCTCGACGACGGCTACGAGCCCGACCGCTGCGCCGCCAACACGCAAAAGCTGATCGACGAGGACGTGTTCGCGCTCTTCGGCTACATCGGCACGCCGACCAGCATGGCGGCGCTGCCGCTCGCGGTGAAGGAGAAGGTGCCTTTTGTCGCGCCTTTTTCCGGCGCGATATCGCTGCGCGAACCCTTCCACAGGAACGTGTTCCACCTGCGCGCCTCGTACAACGACGAAACCGCGCTGATCGTGAAGCAGCTCACGCACCTGGGCCTGAAGAAGATCGCGGTCTTCTACCAGAACGACGCCTACGGCAAGGCCGGGCTCGACGGCGTGACGCTGGCGCTCTCGCAGCAGGAACTCAAGCCGGTGGCGCTGGCCACGGTGGAGCGCAATTCGGTCGATGTGGCATCGGCCGTGAAAAGCATCACGGCGGCGCGGCCGGACGCGGTGGTCCAGGTGGGCGCCTACAAGGCCTGCGCGGCGTTCATCCGGCAGGCACGCAAGGCGGGCTACGGCGGCACGTTCTTCAATGTGTCTTTCGTGGGCACCCAGGCGCTGGCCGACGAGCTTGGCAAGGAAGGCGCGGGCGTGATGGTGACGCAGGTGGTGCCCTCGCCCTACAACCCGGCCAACGCGCTCGCACGGGAATTCACCGAGGCGGTGAAGAAGGCCGGCGCCGGCGCGAGCGCCAATTTCTCGAGCATGGAGGGCTACCTCGCGGCCAAGGTACTGACCGAGGGCCTGCGCCGCACGACGGGCAAGGCCTCGCGCGACGGCCTCATCGCGGGGCTCGAAAGCATCGACCGGCAGCAGTTCGGCGGCTTCGAGGTGTCGTTCTCGGCCAAGAACCATGTCGGCTCGAAGTTTGTCGAGCTGTCGATGATCACCGCGGACGGCAAGATCAGGACCTGA
- a CDS encoding molybdopterin-containing oxidoreductase family protein: protein MVDTPVLATAVSPTHTSTVLGACPHDCPDTCALVTTVRDGVAVKLQGNPAHPHTAGVLCTKVSRYIERNDHPERLVQPLKRSGPKGSGQFEPVSWDAALDDIAAHLRALQTDPETIVPYSYAGTMGLVQGESMDRRFFHKMGATLLDRTICSMAGGEAMVHTLGAKVGMRIEFFAEAKLILIWGSNSIASNLHFWRHAQAARRAGARLVCIDPRKTETADKCDEHIALLPGTDAALALALMHELIVHDWLDHDYIEHHTLGWEQLRERALQWPPSRAAAVCGVPEAQIVALAQAYGTTRPAAIRLNYGMQRVRGGGNAARAIACLPALVGAWRDRAGGLLLSSSGHFPADRAALQRPDLLAGRQPRTINMSTIGDALLDEASPVKAIVVYNSNPVAVAPESGKVVAGFAREDLFTVVLEQFRTDTADYADYLLPATTQLEHWDIHCSYGHTDVLLNRPAVAPRGEARSNAWVFRELARRMGFDEPCFSDDDEALCRSAFAPGAIDHEQLLAQGFTSLELPEAPFADGKFPTPSGRCEFFSARLQAQGMDGLPDHVPNYEAAGSSTEFPLAMISPPARNFLNSTFVNVTSLRAIEGEPLLEIHESDAAARGIENGAVVRVFNKRGEHRCRAEVSRRARPGVVHGMGIWWRKLGLDGTNVNQLTSQRLTDIGRGPTFYDCLVEVERIAPSPSGRGLG from the coding sequence ATGGTCGATACCCCGGTCTTGGCAACTGCTGTCTCCCCCACCCACACTTCCACGGTCCTGGGCGCCTGTCCGCACGACTGTCCGGACACCTGCGCCCTGGTCACCACCGTCAGGGACGGCGTGGCCGTGAAGCTGCAGGGCAATCCGGCCCATCCGCACACCGCTGGCGTTCTGTGCACCAAGGTTTCGCGCTACATCGAGCGCAACGACCATCCCGAAAGGCTGGTCCAGCCCCTGAAACGGTCCGGTCCCAAGGGCAGCGGCCAGTTCGAACCCGTGAGTTGGGACGCCGCTCTTGACGACATCGCCGCGCATCTCCGTGCATTGCAGACAGATCCGGAAACAATTGTGCCTTACAGTTACGCAGGCACCATGGGTTTGGTCCAGGGCGAGTCGATGGATCGGCGTTTTTTCCACAAAATGGGCGCGACGCTGCTGGACCGCACGATCTGCTCCATGGCCGGCGGCGAGGCCATGGTCCACACCCTGGGCGCCAAGGTGGGCATGCGGATCGAGTTCTTCGCCGAGGCGAAGCTGATCCTGATCTGGGGCAGCAACTCCATCGCCAGCAACCTGCATTTCTGGCGCCACGCCCAGGCCGCCCGGCGCGCCGGCGCGCGGCTGGTGTGCATCGATCCGCGCAAGACCGAAACCGCCGACAAGTGCGACGAGCACATCGCCTTGCTGCCCGGCACCGACGCCGCACTGGCGCTGGCGCTGATGCATGAACTCATCGTGCACGACTGGCTCGACCACGACTACATCGAACACCACACGCTCGGCTGGGAGCAGCTGCGCGAGCGCGCACTGCAATGGCCGCCTTCGCGCGCGGCCGCCGTGTGCGGCGTGCCCGAGGCGCAGATCGTGGCCCTCGCGCAGGCCTACGGCACCACCCGGCCGGCCGCCATTCGCCTGAACTACGGCATGCAGCGCGTGCGCGGCGGCGGCAACGCGGCGCGCGCCATCGCCTGCCTGCCCGCGCTGGTGGGCGCCTGGCGCGACCGGGCGGGCGGGCTCCTGCTGAGCAGCTCGGGCCACTTCCCGGCCGACCGCGCCGCGCTGCAGCGCCCCGACCTGCTCGCGGGTCGCCAGCCGCGCACCATCAACATGAGCACCATCGGCGACGCGCTGCTCGACGAGGCCAGTCCGGTGAAGGCCATCGTGGTCTACAACAGCAACCCGGTCGCGGTGGCGCCCGAGTCGGGCAAGGTGGTGGCGGGCTTCGCGCGCGAAGACCTCTTCACCGTGGTGCTGGAGCAGTTCCGCACCGACACCGCCGACTACGCCGACTACCTGCTGCCCGCCACCACCCAGCTCGAGCACTGGGACATCCACTGCAGCTACGGCCACACCGACGTGCTGCTGAACCGCCCCGCGGTGGCGCCGCGCGGCGAGGCGCGCAGCAACGCCTGGGTGTTCCGCGAACTCGCGCGCCGCATGGGCTTCGACGAGCCCTGCTTCTCGGACGACGACGAGGCGCTGTGCCGCAGCGCCTTTGCGCCGGGCGCCATCGACCATGAGCAGCTGCTGGCGCAGGGCTTCACCAGCCTTGAACTGCCCGAAGCGCCTTTTGCCGATGGCAAATTTCCGACGCCTTCGGGCCGCTGCGAATTCTTCAGCGCACGCCTGCAGGCGCAAGGCATGGACGGGCTGCCCGACCATGTGCCCAACTACGAAGCGGCGGGCAGCTCCACCGAGTTTCCGCTGGCCATGATCTCGCCGCCGGCGCGCAATTTCCTCAACTCGACCTTCGTCAACGTGACGAGCCTGCGCGCCATCGAAGGCGAGCCGCTGCTCGAGATCCACGAGTCCGACGCCGCCGCCCGCGGCATCGAGAACGGCGCCGTGGTCCGCGTGTTCAACAAGCGCGGCGAGCACCGCTGCCGCGCCGAGGTGTCGCGCCGCGCGCGGCCCGGCGTGGTGCACGGCATGGGCATCTGGTGGCGCAAGCTCGGCCTGGACGGCACCAACGTCAACCAGCTGACCAGCCAGCGCCTGACCGACATTGGCCGCGGGCCGACCTTCTACGACTGCCTGGTCGAAGTGGAGCGTATTGCTCCCTCTCCCTCTGGGAGAGGGTTGGGGTGA
- a CDS encoding Vgb family protein, translating into MSCRPFIRAAALIATVALLGACGSIAPPPPPPTRPAAWSEPEALVAPSSFAGVHGLAIDQKGRLLAGSVLGNTLWEVNRSTGAAKVLIDAPEGQADDIAVGPKGELAWTNYLMGMLRYRESDSAPMRVLAKDLPGLNSLDFDRSNGKLYASQVFLGDALWEIDRAGQKPPRLIRKDMGGFNGFEVGPDGMLYGPLWFKGQVVKIDPANGRITVIADGFKVPAAANLDGKGNLWVVDARSGELVRVDLATGRKTVAKQLRPSIDNLAIASDGTVYVSNMANNEVQAFNPATGALRTLTSGKLATPAGLKIEGRTLWVADVFGFRQVDVRTGEVRDVFRMQRDPELDYPFAVGLSGTRFALTSWFTGTVQLVDRQTLRTIETIHGLKAPFDAIPMADGSVIYAEIATGSITRASGPKFAEKSVLASGLGGPVQLIIGQDGALYVTEAAGKLTRIPLDASAPLRAIAEGLALPEGVAQTPWGSFIVAESAARRLVEIDPLNGSRRTVAENLPIGLAAGPGMPPPYVVTGVAVGGDGSIYMSADRNNAIYRIRPKY; encoded by the coding sequence ATGTCCTGCCGCCCGTTCATTCGCGCCGCCGCACTCATCGCCACCGTCGCCCTGCTGGGCGCCTGCGGCAGCATCGCACCGCCGCCGCCACCGCCCACCCGCCCCGCCGCGTGGTCCGAGCCCGAAGCGCTGGTCGCGCCCTCTTCGTTCGCCGGCGTCCACGGCCTGGCCATCGACCAGAAGGGCCGCCTGCTCGCGGGCTCGGTGCTCGGCAACACGCTGTGGGAGGTCAACCGCAGCACCGGCGCGGCCAAGGTCCTGATCGACGCGCCCGAAGGCCAGGCCGACGACATCGCGGTCGGCCCCAAGGGCGAACTGGCCTGGACCAACTACCTGATGGGCATGCTGCGCTACCGCGAGAGCGACAGCGCGCCAATGCGCGTGCTCGCCAAGGACCTGCCCGGCCTCAACTCGCTCGACTTCGACCGCAGCAACGGCAAGCTCTACGCCTCGCAGGTGTTCCTGGGCGATGCGCTGTGGGAAATCGACCGCGCGGGCCAGAAGCCGCCGCGGCTCATCCGGAAGGACATGGGCGGCTTCAACGGCTTCGAGGTTGGCCCCGACGGCATGCTCTACGGGCCGCTGTGGTTCAAGGGCCAGGTGGTGAAGATCGATCCGGCGAACGGCCGCATCACCGTGATTGCCGACGGCTTCAAGGTTCCCGCGGCGGCCAACCTCGACGGCAAGGGCAACCTCTGGGTGGTCGATGCGCGCAGCGGCGAACTGGTGCGGGTGGACCTGGCCACCGGCCGCAAGACCGTCGCGAAGCAGCTGCGGCCGTCCATCGACAACCTCGCCATCGCATCCGACGGCACGGTCTACGTGTCGAACATGGCCAACAACGAAGTGCAGGCCTTCAACCCCGCCACCGGCGCGCTGCGCACGCTCACCAGCGGCAAGCTCGCAACGCCGGCGGGCCTCAAGATCGAAGGCCGCACGCTGTGGGTGGCCGATGTGTTCGGCTTCCGGCAGGTGGATGTGCGCACGGGCGAAGTGCGCGACGTGTTCCGCATGCAGCGCGATCCGGAGCTCGACTATCCGTTCGCGGTCGGCCTGTCGGGCACGCGCTTCGCGCTGACCTCGTGGTTCACGGGAACGGTGCAGCTGGTCGACCGCCAGACGCTGCGCACCATCGAAACCATCCACGGGCTGAAGGCGCCGTTCGATGCCATTCCCATGGCCGACGGCAGCGTGATCTATGCCGAGATCGCCACCGGCAGCATCACCCGCGCGAGCGGTCCGAAATTCGCAGAGAAGTCAGTGCTTGCCAGCGGGCTGGGCGGCCCGGTGCAGTTGATCATCGGCCAGGACGGCGCGCTCTACGTGACCGAAGCCGCCGGCAAGCTGACCCGCATTCCGCTCGACGCCAGCGCCCCGCTGCGCGCGATTGCCGAAGGCCTGGCGCTGCCCGAAGGCGTGGCGCAGACGCCCTGGGGCAGCTTCATCGTGGCCGAGAGCGCGGCACGCCGGCTGGTGGAGATCGACCCGCTCAACGGCTCGCGCCGCACCGTGGCGGAAAACCTGCCGATCGGGCTGGCCGCGGGGCCGGGAATGCCGCCGCCTTATGTGGTCACGGGGGTCGCGGTGGGCGGCGACGGAAGCATCTACATGTCGGCCGACCGGAACAACGCCATCTATCGAATCCGCCCGAAATATTGA
- a CDS encoding glycerophosphodiester phosphodiesterase: MRTLPLALSAMAALCLAACGATGPAGSSNKLLTLDGQPPLVIAHRGASGYLPEETLEAYARAIELGADVIEMDLVSTKDGVLIARHDPNLAISTDVARHPRFASRKKTIKVDGETQTGWFSNDFTLAEIKTLGGISTDPERPQEFNGKFKIPTFQEIIDFAKAKSKETGRTIAIYPESKNPTYFRELGLPLEDKMIAAINAAGWNSKTAPIYVQSFEPGSLKYMKSKGLNTRLIQLIDGDSVDLKTGAVTFAVPSDRPYDWTKAGDKRNFDAMVTPAGLAEIKTYADGIGPWKRYIVSVKGSIGADGKPLDVNKDGKINDADATSMAPTTLIADAHKAGLFVHPFTFRNESRRLAADYSKDGRNEYAAYYKLGVDGVFTDFTDTALAARADYLKSLGR, from the coding sequence ATGCGCACCCTTCCGCTTGCCCTGTCTGCGATGGCCGCCCTCTGCCTGGCGGCCTGCGGCGCCACCGGCCCCGCCGGTTCGTCCAACAAGCTGCTCACGCTCGACGGCCAGCCGCCGCTGGTCATTGCCCACCGCGGCGCCTCGGGCTACCTGCCGGAGGAAACGCTCGAAGCCTATGCGCGCGCCATCGAACTGGGCGCCGACGTGATCGAGATGGACCTGGTCTCCACCAAGGACGGCGTGCTTATCGCCCGCCACGATCCCAACCTGGCCATCAGCACCGACGTGGCCAGGCACCCGCGCTTCGCCTCGCGCAAGAAGACCATCAAGGTCGACGGCGAAACCCAGACCGGCTGGTTCAGCAACGACTTCACGCTGGCCGAGATCAAGACGCTGGGCGGCATCTCGACCGACCCCGAGCGCCCGCAGGAATTCAACGGCAAGTTCAAGATCCCCACCTTCCAGGAGATCATCGATTTCGCCAAGGCCAAGTCGAAGGAAACCGGCCGCACCATCGCGATCTACCCCGAGTCGAAAAACCCGACTTATTTCCGCGAGCTGGGCCTGCCGCTGGAAGACAAGATGATCGCCGCCATCAACGCCGCCGGCTGGAACAGCAAGACCGCACCCATCTACGTGCAGTCCTTCGAGCCCGGCAGCCTCAAGTACATGAAGAGCAAGGGCCTGAACACCCGGCTCATCCAGCTGATCGACGGCGACAGCGTCGACCTGAAGACCGGCGCCGTGACCTTCGCCGTGCCGAGCGACCGGCCCTACGACTGGACCAAGGCCGGCGACAAGCGCAACTTCGACGCCATGGTCACGCCCGCCGGCCTGGCCGAGATCAAGACCTATGCCGACGGCATCGGCCCGTGGAAGCGCTACATCGTGAGCGTGAAGGGCAGCATCGGCGCCGATGGCAAGCCGCTGGACGTCAACAAGGACGGCAAGATCAACGATGCCGACGCCACCTCCATGGCGCCCACCACGCTCATTGCCGATGCGCACAAGGCGGGCCTCTTCGTGCACCCGTTCACCTTCCGCAACGAGTCGCGCCGCCTGGCGGCCGACTACAGCAAGGACGGCAGGAACGAGTACGCGGCCTATTACAAGCTGGGCGTGGACGGCGTGTTCACCGACTTCACCGACACCGCGCTTGCGGCGCGCGCGGACTACTTGAAGAGCCTCGGCCGCTGA
- a CDS encoding M20 aminoacylase family protein has protein sequence MKLIDSLVTQAAGIAAVRRDLHAHPELCFQEVRTADVVAGKLTEWGIPIHRGLGTTGVVGIVKNGTSHRAVGLRADMDALPVTELNTFAHASKHHGKMHACGHDGHTAMLLAAAQHLAKNRNFDGTVYLIFQPAEEGGGGAREMIKEGLFEQFPMEAVFGMHNWPGMKAGQFAVSPGPVMASGNKFYVNVIGKGGHAALPQTGIDPVPIACEIVQAFQTILTRKMKPTDSAVISVTTIHAGETNNVIPDNCELTGTVRTFSIEVLDMIESRMRQIAEHICAAHDATCDFRFERYYPPTINTEAEANFARRVMGEIVGAENVLKQEAAMTSEDFAFMLQAKPGAYAFIGNGDGTHRDMHHGEGPCTLHNASYDFNDDLIPLGATCWVQLAEQFLKPGGAAP, from the coding sequence ATGAAACTCATCGATTCGCTCGTCACGCAGGCGGCCGGCATCGCCGCTGTCCGACGTGACCTCCACGCCCATCCCGAACTCTGCTTCCAGGAAGTCCGCACCGCTGACGTGGTGGCAGGCAAGCTCACCGAATGGGGCATTCCCATCCACCGCGGCCTGGGCACCACCGGCGTGGTGGGCATCGTCAAGAACGGCACCAGCCACCGCGCCGTGGGCCTGCGCGCCGACATGGACGCGCTGCCCGTCACCGAGCTCAACACCTTCGCCCACGCCAGCAAGCACCACGGCAAGATGCACGCCTGCGGGCACGACGGCCACACGGCCATGCTGCTCGCGGCCGCGCAGCACCTGGCGAAGAACCGCAACTTCGACGGCACCGTCTACCTGATCTTTCAGCCGGCCGAAGAGGGCGGCGGCGGCGCGCGCGAGATGATCAAGGAAGGCCTGTTCGAGCAGTTCCCCATGGAGGCCGTGTTCGGCATGCACAACTGGCCCGGCATGAAGGCGGGCCAGTTCGCGGTGAGCCCGGGGCCGGTGATGGCGTCGGGCAACAAGTTCTATGTCAACGTGATCGGCAAGGGCGGCCATGCCGCGCTGCCGCAGACCGGCATCGACCCGGTGCCGATCGCCTGCGAGATCGTGCAGGCGTTCCAGACCATCCTCACGCGCAAGATGAAGCCGACCGACTCGGCCGTGATCTCGGTCACCACCATCCATGCCGGCGAGACCAACAACGTGATCCCCGACAACTGCGAGCTCACGGGCACGGTGCGCACCTTCTCGATCGAAGTGCTCGACATGATCGAGTCGCGCATGAGGCAGATCGCCGAGCACATCTGCGCCGCGCACGACGCCACCTGCGACTTCCGCTTCGAGCGCTACTACCCGCCCACCATCAACACCGAGGCCGAGGCCAACTTCGCGCGCCGCGTGATGGGCGAGATCGTCGGCGCCGAGAACGTGCTGAAGCAGGAAGCCGCCATGACCTCCGAAGACTTCGCCTTCATGCTGCAGGCCAAGCCCGGCGCCTATGCCTTCATCGGCAATGGCGACGGCACACACCGCGATATGCACCACGGCGAAGGACCGTGCACGCTGCACAACGCGAGCTACGACTTCAACGACGACCTGATTCCCCTGGGCGCCACCTGCTGGGTGCAACTGGCCGAGCAGTTCCTGAAGCCGGGGGGAGCCGCGCCTTGA
- a CDS encoding DUF445 domain-containing protein encodes MAKDADALRRMKRVALGLLCAAALLYALASALHGQHPAWGYVAAFAEAAMVGAMADWFAVVALFRHPLGLPIPHTAIIPSNKDRIGAKLAGFICNNFLSTAQVLAKLREFDAAGRIADWLARPASGQKLGEWGVAAARYGLSAFDDERVRAFMGRAAAAGLEKVDLSRLMGQALDALTAGGRHQALLDDVLQQVAGLLEGEEVQAHITEAIAREIKTLRYVGLDQVAAKLATRKIVAAVARTIAELAAEPEHPMRRRFDHFVDDFVVRLKLDPEFQQRGEQIRAELMAHPALGDYLHGIWSELLAWLHDDLGRGDSTIGQRIASMAGALGTRLQADEAIRRWINEQVEAAAPLAIERYREDIRRYIEERVGEWNASEMTDELERHIGRDLQFIRINGTLVGGLVGLSIHTATQLLRG; translated from the coding sequence TTGGCCAAAGATGCCGATGCGCTGCGGCGCATGAAGCGCGTCGCGCTCGGCCTGCTGTGCGCGGCGGCGCTGCTCTATGCGCTGGCCAGCGCGCTGCACGGGCAGCATCCGGCCTGGGGCTACGTGGCCGCGTTCGCCGAAGCCGCGATGGTCGGCGCCATGGCCGACTGGTTCGCGGTGGTGGCCCTGTTCCGCCATCCGCTCGGCCTGCCGATTCCGCACACCGCCATCATCCCGAGCAACAAGGACCGCATCGGCGCCAAGCTGGCCGGCTTCATCTGCAACAACTTCCTGAGCACCGCACAGGTGCTTGCCAAGCTGCGCGAGTTCGACGCGGCCGGGCGCATCGCCGACTGGCTCGCGCGGCCCGCGAGCGGCCAGAAGCTCGGCGAATGGGGCGTGGCGGCCGCGCGCTACGGGCTCTCCGCGTTCGACGACGAGCGCGTGCGCGCCTTCATGGGCCGTGCCGCCGCGGCGGGCCTCGAGAAGGTCGACCTTTCGCGGCTGATGGGGCAGGCGCTGGATGCGCTCACGGCCGGCGGGCGCCACCAGGCGCTGCTCGACGACGTGCTGCAGCAGGTGGCCGGCCTGCTCGAAGGCGAGGAGGTGCAGGCGCACATCACGGAAGCCATTGCGCGCGAGATCAAGACGCTGCGCTACGTGGGCCTGGACCAGGTGGCGGCCAAGCTCGCCACGCGCAAGATCGTGGCGGCCGTGGCGCGCACCATCGCCGAACTCGCGGCCGAGCCGGAGCACCCGATGCGCCGGCGCTTCGACCATTTCGTCGACGACTTCGTGGTGCGGCTCAAGCTCGACCCGGAGTTCCAGCAGCGCGGCGAGCAGATCCGCGCCGAGCTGATGGCGCATCCCGCGCTCGGCGACTACCTGCACGGCATCTGGAGCGAACTGCTGGCCTGGCTGCATGACGATCTCGGCCGCGGCGACTCCACGATCGGCCAGCGCATCGCATCGATGGCCGGCGCGCTGGGCACGCGGCTGCAGGCCGACGAGGCGATCCGCCGCTGGATCAACGAGCAGGTCGAAGCGGCCGCGCCGCTGGCGATCGAGCGCTACCGCGAGGACATCCGCCGCTACATCGAAGAGCGCGTCGGGGAATGGAATGCCAGCGAAATGACCGACGAGCTGGAGCGCCACATCGGGCGCGACCTGCAATTCATACGGATCAACGGCACGCTGGTGGGCGGGCTGGTGGGGCTTTCGATCCACACGGCGACGCAGCTTCTGCGCGGGTGA
- a CDS encoding M14 family metallopeptidase → MIGIGEAFSPRYAQARQKFLQACVSAGLTVEPHAHPGKGQGGEELSMDVALDGNANAERLLIVSSACHGVEGHCGSGVQVFALHDAEWREKARAQGVAVLYVHALNPHGFSYGRRVTQENVDLNRNFVDFSKPLPANEAYAKLHPLLVPDTWPPTPENQAAIEKWIGKHGAAAYQAAITSGQYQFEDGLFFGGKAPTWSHKALRGVLRRHAGSARRLAWIDLHTGLGPNGLGERILASRDDKAAYARANAWWGTPAAPVTSIYDGSSTSALLRGQMSEAVYQECPQAEYTGIALEYGTLPMLEVLNALRADHWLHKHPEAPADLADGIRARMREAFYTDTDAWRGQIVSQARQAMFQAVDGLSG, encoded by the coding sequence TTGATCGGCATCGGCGAGGCTTTTTCGCCGCGCTACGCCCAGGCACGCCAGAAGTTCCTGCAGGCCTGCGTGAGCGCGGGGCTCACGGTCGAGCCGCACGCGCACCCGGGCAAGGGGCAGGGCGGCGAAGAACTCTCGATGGATGTGGCGCTCGACGGCAACGCGAACGCCGAGCGCTTGCTGATCGTTTCCAGCGCCTGCCATGGCGTGGAGGGCCATTGCGGCAGCGGCGTGCAGGTGTTCGCGCTGCACGACGCCGAGTGGCGCGAGAAGGCGCGGGCGCAAGGCGTGGCGGTGCTCTATGTGCATGCGCTCAACCCGCACGGTTTTTCTTACGGCCGGCGCGTCACGCAGGAGAACGTCGACCTGAACCGCAACTTCGTCGATTTCTCGAAGCCGCTGCCGGCCAACGAAGCCTATGCCAAGCTGCATCCGCTGCTCGTGCCCGACACCTGGCCGCCCACGCCCGAGAACCAGGCCGCCATCGAAAAATGGATCGGCAAGCATGGCGCCGCTGCCTACCAGGCGGCCATCACCAGTGGGCAGTACCAGTTCGAGGACGGCCTGTTCTTCGGCGGCAAGGCACCCACCTGGAGCCACAAGGCCCTCCGCGGCGTGCTGCGCCGCCATGCGGGCAGCGCGCGCCGGCTGGCCTGGATCGACCTGCACACGGGGCTCGGGCCCAATGGCCTTGGCGAGCGCATCCTCGCCAGCCGGGACGACAAGGCGGCCTACGCGCGCGCCAACGCCTGGTGGGGCACGCCCGCGGCGCCGGTCACGTCGATCTACGACGGTTCTTCCACCTCGGCCCTGCTGCGCGGCCAGATGAGCGAAGCGGTGTACCAGGAGTGCCCGCAGGCCGAGTACACCGGCATCGCGCTCGAATACGGCACGCTGCCGATGCTCGAAGTCTTGAACGCCCTGCGCGCCGACCATTGGCTGCACAAGCACCCCGAGGCCCCGGCCGACTTGGCCGACGGCATCCGCGCGCGAATGCGCGAGGCCTTCTATACCGACACCGACGCCTGGCGCGGGCAGATCGTCAGCCAGGCGCGGCAGGCGATGTTCCAGGCGGTGGACGGCCTGAGCGGCTGA
- the argE gene encoding acetylornithine deacetylase, whose amino-acid sequence MSPTLSPQSLALAQSLVRMNTVSENSNLQLIDLAQSHLAALGVKSRITYNAERTKANLFATLGEGKPAGVIISGHTDTVPWDGQDWSVDPLSAVVQNERLYGRGSADMKSFIAVALSNARRFLESDSPFAVHFAFSYEEEIGCFGVKELIADMRDAGIKPLACIVGEPTSMVPAIAHKGVYRYKCCVRGKEAHSSLTPKSVNAIEMAARVIGKVRDMAEGFERSEPRYEGFDVPFSTASVGQFHGGIADNVVPRDAEFRYEFRDLPTADAKRMQADVLAYAASIEPAMKKVAPDAGFRFETICEIPSFLGAAGDPVTRLAQRLAGEERTTLVAFGTEAGLFKNAGIPTVVCGPGSIEQAHQPDEFVSLEQLARCELFMERLAATPTIG is encoded by the coding sequence ATGTCCCCTACGCTTTCCCCTCAAAGCCTCGCGCTGGCCCAATCGCTGGTGCGCATGAACACCGTCAGCGAGAACAGCAACCTCCAGCTGATCGACCTGGCCCAGAGCCACCTCGCCGCGCTCGGCGTGAAGAGCCGCATCACCTACAACGCCGAACGCACCAAGGCCAACCTGTTCGCCACGCTGGGCGAGGGCAAGCCGGCTGGCGTGATCATTTCCGGGCACACCGACACGGTGCCCTGGGACGGGCAGGACTGGAGCGTCGACCCGCTCTCCGCCGTGGTGCAGAACGAGCGACTCTACGGACGCGGCTCGGCCGACATGAAGAGCTTCATCGCCGTCGCCCTGTCCAATGCCCGGCGCTTCCTCGAAAGCGATTCGCCCTTCGCGGTGCACTTCGCGTTCAGCTATGAAGAGGAGATCGGCTGCTTCGGCGTGAAGGAACTCATTGCCGACATGCGCGACGCCGGCATCAAGCCGCTCGCCTGCATCGTCGGCGAGCCGACCAGCATGGTGCCGGCCATCGCGCACAAGGGCGTGTACCGCTACAAGTGCTGCGTGCGCGGCAAGGAGGCGCATTCGTCGCTCACGCCGAAGTCGGTCAACGCCATCGAGATGGCCGCGCGCGTGATCGGCAAGGTGCGCGACATGGCCGAGGGCTTCGAGCGCAGCGAGCCGCGCTATGAGGGCTTCGACGTGCCCTTCAGCACCGCGAGCGTGGGCCAGTTCCACGGCGGCATCGCCGACAACGTGGTGCCGCGCGACGCCGAGTTCCGCTACGAATTCCGCGACCTGCCCACGGCCGATGCGAAGCGCATGCAGGCCGACGTGCTGGCCTATGCCGCGAGCATCGAGCCCGCGATGAAGAAGGTGGCGCCCGATGCGGGCTTCCGCTTCGAAACCATCTGCGAGATTCCGAGCTTCCTTGGCGCGGCGGGCGACCCCGTCACGCGGCTCGCACAGCGCCTTGCGGGCGAGGAACGCACCACACTGGTGGCCTTCGGCACCGAAGCGGGCCTGTTCAAGAACGCCGGCATCCCCACCGTGGTGTGCGGCCCCGGCAGCATCGAGCAGGCGCACCAGCCTGATGAATTCGTGAGCCTCGAGCAGCTGGCGCGCTGCGAACTGTTCATGGAGCGCCTTGCCGCCACGCCGACCATTGGCTGA